Genomic window (Accipiter gentilis chromosome 7, bAccGen1.1, whole genome shotgun sequence):
CTGGGGAGAGAAATGTGCAGAGGTGGGGCCACTGGATGAATGTGCAGGACTGATGCAGTTagttttttcttggtttaaatgTCCCTCTGGCTCTCCTTAGCCATGGCCATTGAGCCaaagctgggcagcagctggggagaggtgcCAACTGCTGGTCTCAGGGAAAGAGGGTTTGCTAAATGCACACTTACTTGCAATCACCTGGTCTAAGAAAGCCCTGTCGTCCCTCAGATCCTCAGCATCCTGCTTGCGACATGTCTTTGCCTGGAAAACCTCCAGGAAAGCCTGCTTCTGCTCCGCCTGCAGCAGGAGTGAGAGCCCCTGGGCGATGTCCTCCAGGCTCTCGTTCACCCAGACGAACTCCTCGCTGGTGCTGTGGGCTCTCAGGAACTTCTGGATCCAGCTGGTCTGGCTGTATTTCACCACCAGTTTCTGGGCTTCCCCCAGCACCCAGAGCAGCTTTTTCAGCAGTTGCTCTTCGTGGTGGGAGATGTGCTTTGGCGGCTGAGCCTTGAGGATCCTTACAGGTGCCAGCAGAATCTGGATGCGCTCCACAAGGCGCTGGCACTGGTGCTTACAGCATTTCACCTGCTCAAATTGGGTGTGGATGGCCTGGGCCATGGAGAGGACCTTCTCCACGATGTCCATGCTTGCAGCAAAGGGCTTAGCCACTGGGGATGTGGGCTGTCGGTGTCTGGTGGAGGTGAGCCTTGGGCACAGCTCGGAGATCAGCCGGACGTGGGTCTTCCACACCTTCCACCCTAAGGAACAGTCTTAACATGGCATGCCACCCTCCAGGTTTCCTATAGCCCCTTatatctcctccagctgctttcTTTGCTTCACCTGGCACCACGGCCGCTCAGGCAAGCTGGAGCAGGCACACGCAAATAGAGACATGGGTAGCAGCACTATTGGCATATCTCGCTCCGCGTTAGCAAGAGATGTTTTGGCTTGatttatgtaaattaatttagTGTTAGCCATACCCAGAGAGCTTACACACAGATGAGCAGGGTCAGCAATGACCCAAGGAGCATCCGTGGGCAGCGCTCCCCAGCACCAGTCCCACACCACCCTGGGGTCTACATGTTTGCCGTAAAGATCCATTTTCAGTTCTAGCTAATGTCTTTCTCTGTTGTACCCATCTAATAAAAGCTTTCACACCTTCACAGTCCCAGCGTCCCCAGCTTCTCCATATTTTCTCCCCATAGCTGTGTATTGTGTATTAAGGTTTTAAATCAAACTCTTCCTATGTGCTCAGCACCCAGGCAGCAGAAACCTGTCCCTGTTGCAGGGAAAGTAGCAGCAGCCACCCACACCATTGATGCAGCCAGCGCTAAGATAGGGATGCCGGGCTCTACCAGCTGGAAACGAGACAGAAACGCACCCAGAAACAAGCTGcagcctctctcccttcctctccaggcTCTCTCCAGCACTGTCCTCAAGGAAGAAGTTCGTCCGCTTGCTAAGAGAAATCAGCTAGGTTTACCTGGCTCTGCTTCACTCGCCTCCACCTCAACTGCCTCCGCAGACTGGAGAGGCACAGCAGGACGAGCGCAAGTTTATAGGGTGCtttcctcagctgctgcttcCGCAGGCAGCGGAAGGGGCATTGTGCAACCCACCACAGTTTCCCACACCCCCCTGGCTCCCCATTCCCGGAAAGATGCTTGGGGTGGTGGAGGAAGGGGCCAGGCAGGCCATATCCCCCTGTGCTGGGTTTTGCCTGCTGGAAGAAGGAATTTCCCATGGGAAGCGCATCAGAAAGAAGGAGATGGGGAGGCTGTGCCCAACCCCATATTGACGCTTGCTGCTATTTTGAGCACCCCAATCCCTTCTCCGCTGTGCTGCCAGCTGCGGCAAGGCTTGTCAGGGCACTGTAACACTCTTGGCATCAGCTCTGCGCCCTACTGATCTTCCCACACCAGGCAGTGGGACCTTCCAAAGCACACACAGCCCACATGAGGGATGCTGGTTCTTTGGGACCTTTCGCTGCCCTTCCATTCCCTGCAGCCTCAGGACCCCCAGCATCAAAGGAAGCAGGCTATGGACACCAGTTCTGGAAACAGCACTTGacctctgctgggagcacagGAAGCTTTGTGGGTGGCTTCGTCAGAAGGCCAGGCTGATTTTGGGAAGAACGGATGGCACATAACGCTATTGCCCAACTTCGGAGAAGCAAGCGGCAGCTTGAGCCAGCTTCTGCTTACCAAGAGCCTAAGGTCACGCAGGTTTGCTGCAGTTCCCCCCTGCAAAGACCATttccctcaccaccaccaccgtgGTTGACAGCACGGCTTTCATCAGCATAAGAAGCCGAGAAAGGTGGCCACAAGGTACCACAGCACCGAGGGCCGTCAGCACCTGGGAACGGATGCACCAAGGGTGGGAGGACgtgggagcagccctgaggaaTACATTTGCACATACATGCAGCCAGAccctttttaaaagtctttatttttcaaaatatacagtTTATTTACAATTGTAGTGTCTACAGTTTTACATATAACTTTATTCCAAACCTTTAAATATCTGCAgtaaacattaggaaaaaaaaaataatcacaggatcagcaaaaaaaaggcatctcATAGTGATTCTCTTCACTGGAGTTTGAGTTTCAAGTAGCCAATGTCCACAAAAAACACAAACTTGATAAATTTGGCAGAGAGATATGGGTCCACTGGTTAGAAAAAGGCAAAATCCAGACCTGGTGGATCCTCACCCCAAGGCCCACAGGCCAAGAAAACCCTGTGCTGAGATTGGGCTGGGAGAAGGAACCGGGATacggaagcccctctgcacaagTTAGGTGATGAGGTTAACCGCAGCATGTTGGATGCCCTGGGGAGGTGGCACCCTGGGAGGGCCAGGGGCTTGTGAGCAAGGGTGGGCTCTGGCAAGGTGCcaggatggaggagggagggtgGCATCAGGCACTTCATGACTCAGGCAGCAGACCTGCCGGTGCATCCGTGGCCtggagcaggagggcagggaggaaggggcaggaagcccccagggagccctgcagcttcctcctcctcccctttccccgcATCCTCGCCCCCCTGTCCCCCTTGGCGGTGCCACAGCTGGACCACAGCGCACCATGGGGATGCTCCGGTGTGGGGCCACCACTGTGGCACAGCCCCCAGGGAAGGGGGCAGGGGCCAGCTGGCCTTGCCGAAGGCTGGGGAGGgatgccagccccagcccaggagGGACAGAGAAGGCAGCTGGGTGCCGTGCTGGGGCCATCAATCATCTTTCTCAAAGGTCTCCTCAGGGATGAGCGTCCGGAAGGGGCGATCCCAGAAGCGGGTGCTGATGCCGAAGCctgtgggcaggggagagaaaccGGTCAGCCCGTGGTGCTGCTgtccccaggatgctgctggggaCAGGTCACAGCTTGCTCTACATTAACTGGCGAGGGAGGAGCACCCGCGTttcagggagggaggaaggcaagGTGAGGGCAAGGAGGAAGAGCGGAGGGAGCAGAAGGAGCTGGCTGGGCCATGTCATCAGCGCCATGGATGATAGCTTATCTGGACGGGGCGTTTTCTCCTAGGAAACCGGCCAAAGGGCAGGTTGAGCAAGCACTGGGCTGGGGAAGGTGTGGGGCAGACGCAGGGAAGCCCGGGGCCTCACCCTGTGCCCGCCAACGCCTCCCGGCAGGACGAGATGCTGCCCCGGGCAGGGATGGGTACCCACATCCCGGCACCGCGGGGACTCTGCCTCCACCCCAGCATTCCCGGGAGGCATTGGTGCCCGCCGGCGAGACAGGCTGCCGCCTTCACTGCCATGCCAGCTCCCCATCCTCAACCTGGGGGCCGAGAAACACGCCCCATGGAGCTGCAGCACCTCATACGCCACTTCCCCAGCAGCGTGGTGCTTGGGTTTCCCCATCCCAAATCCCAAACACCAAATATTTCAAGAGCATCAGCTGCACACATGCAGGCAGGCTGGGCTCCTGCAGCCCTCATCCCCACCAGCACACGCCAGGAACACAGTGCTACCTGATTTTTGGTGTTCAAAGTGGTGCTTGACGTGATAAGCCTTCAGGCCGTACAGGTAGGTGCCTTTTTTCGGTGAGCCATAGTGGAGGTAATAGTGCATCATGTCGTAGATGACGTAACCACAGAGCCCCCCGACGAACACCGAGAGCCCCAGCACTtcgggcagcaggagctgcaggacgCCATAGAAGAAGCCGATCACCAGCGAGGCCGGCACGGGAGGGAAGACCAGGCGGGAGCTGTCGAAGGGAGACTGGAAGTAGAGAAGGACAGTGAGACAGCTGGCTCCTAGCTCAGCCCACATCCCCCAGCGCATCCCTGCCAAGCACTGGGCATGCCCatttgggaaaagccagcaccaAAGCAGCCCCCAGAAACCCTCCCCAAAAAGATGTACCCAGTGGCGAGAGCAGACCCTCGCCCACACTGAGGTGGCCAGGCAGCCGGTGGCTTTGGCTGGCAGGTCCCCAAGCTCCACCAGGACGTTTCCTCCAGTGAAGCTAGAGGGAGCCCATGGCTTTTTTTGGTCTTCCCGCTAGCCCAACTGGAGCTTGCAAATCTAACTCCAGCTCCTTTGAGCCCGTCTTGCAGCCCTCACCAGTATTAGGTAAGGGCCCCGCTTGCGGCAAAGATGCCACGAGTCACGTCAAACACGCACAAACAGGCTCCACCTGAGCAAAGGCCACCGTTCCCACGGCCCGGCGGGGCGCCGGTGGAGGCGTAAGCTGCGACTCACCTTGTGATGCTGCCCATGCAGCAAGAAATGAAGGGTGATGAGATAGTAGTTACTAGCAGGTGGCTTCATGTGGAAGACAAAGCGATGGATGAGGTACTCTAGCAGGGACCACAGGAACATCCccaggaggaagatgaaggggAAGTAGTATTTGTGGACAGGGATGGAGTACTCTACACAACGAGACGTGCAGCAGTCAGTGGGGCAGGTGACGTGCAGGCGCTCTTATCTATCGCCATCCTCCCATCAGCATCAGGGCGAAGCtcagctctccctccctctcaccTCTCAGCTGCCTCCTGTCCCAAAGTTCCCTGGGGAGCTACCTTCCCAAGCACTGCTCCAAACCACATTTTCCTTCGATTCCCATTAATTCACACTCTTTATGGAAAAAGTTGGCTTCTCCCTGCTGCAAGGAGCTGATGAGGGGGGTTCCCTGCGTCCCAGATGCCAATGGGGGCTTGGATGTGCACTCCAGGGACAGGCCTGTTCTTACAAGGCTGCTTCGCCCACCAGAACAAGGCAGGAAGGACCTTGTCTGTGCAGGCAGCACTCGTGACAGTTAAACAGTGTTGCTGGcattgttgggctttttttatttggggggaaaaagaataGGTTTGTTGGGCACTTTCCCCCGCAGAGCATTTTTCAGCCACCTCCTCCTTTTGgggctggctgccagccctgTGTCCTCACTAGCAGAATTTGCATCACCCCCCAAACCTGTtcattttggggggggaaaaaaaaaaaccaaacaccaaaaaaacaaccccttaGCAGCAAGGTGCCAAATGCCACAAGGAGCAAGGGGGGGGTGCCGGTGCAGTGGACGCTCCACCCCGCAGCCAGGCACAGCTGGCACCGGGTGGCACCTTGCAAAAAAAATAGggagcccagaaaaaaaaaaaaaaaaaaaaaaaagcacaacaaagaCGACAGCCTGCCCTGGCCACACTTGTTATTCCCGGGGGAGCAGACAGTGGGAGATTCAAGGGCAGGCGCTTCGGGCAAACAAACCCCGCACTGTGCGACGCCGGCAGCGCTGAGAGCTGGGTTTGTTCGCCCGCCACACCGGCATTCAGCCATGGCCCGGGGTGGGCGTCAGCGGGGGGTGGTATGCACCCCAGTGCCAGCGGGGCTTGGTTTTGGGGATGGAAGGAAGGGATGCAAGAGGGAGCAGGCTGCAGCCCGGGCCAGCGGGCTCCATGCCTCCATCACTCCCCTTGGAGGCACTGAATCGTGTGGGCGAGCTCAGGCTTGAAAGCAGTGCAGGTGGCTTCATGCAGGGGACATGCTGGTGGCCGCGGGGACAGGGGCTCACCCACTGCTCTTTCATGCGGCTCATGGTGAGCATGCACAGAAGAAGGGATGGAGAAGGGATGCAGAGgtctcccccccagcccacggctGTCCTACCCCTGGACCTGGAGGGGGGGCAGTGAGCTGAGCCCAGAGGCTTTGCTGCCCGCTCATACCTGTGGTGAAGGAGGAGAAGAGCCTGGTGTTGCCCTGTGCGAGGGAGGTGTAGCTGACCCAGCTGAGATAGAGCACCACGGGAGCCCACACAATGAACACCACGTACCTACAGCATAGAGGGAGATGTCAGAGGGAGCACCCTGCAGGGTGGCTAgccatccccccccctccccgccagaGGCACCGGCCGGGGCACGGTGCAGACCCCTGGGGGCTCACCATGCCGTCTTGGAGAGGGACTCGAGGAAATCCGAGTGGAAGAGGCGGATGGGCCGATCCACAGGCTGGTGCACCCACTCGTCATACTTCTCCCCCAGGTAGCCCACTTGCCACAGCAAGGGCTTCTGCCAGTCCACCAGGTCCTGGGGGAGCAGACAGCAGTTGTACCCCCACGGGACCCACACAGCACCCCGGTACCAGGCACAAAGCTGCGCCGCAGCTGCGGGATTTTGGTCTGCAAACCCCTTTCCATGCCCCACGAGCAGCATGGGAAGCATTTTTGCTCCAAGCAGTCCTGAGCTCCCCACAAGCACCAGTGCAGGGCAGACAAGCAGAGCCAGACGCACATCAGCCCCATCTACCCAAAAAAGCGGGGCTGAGCTCACCCCTGTGCCACCAGGTACCTGCCAGCAGTTCAAGGTGAAGGTGGCTGTACCCGGACCTGGCTCAGCATCAGGCCCTGATAACCGAGGCTCTTTCCCCCACCCAGGCAGCTGCCAAGATTAGATAGCAAGCAGCAACACTCCCCGTGCACTAGCCGTGCCAGCAAGCTGTCGATAGGACACGGAGCCCATCCCCATGGCATTGCCCCAGCCAAGGGCTTTTCTCCTTGCTGAGAGGACGCGTGGGACAGCCACAACCCTTCAAGCGCTCCAGCGGCAAGGAGCGAAGCAGAAAGGGATGTGAAGCAGGGATACAGGTCGGGAACGCAAATGCCAGTCGCTACGCAGGCACACGGCTGCATTCAGATGGCTGTAAGAGCAAAAAGGGACCCGTGTGGGCGTGCATGTCTGCACGGGACAAAAATGGACAGATCCAACTGGCagcactgcctctgctgctgctcagaatCCCCAGACGCATCTTCTGCTGGCCCGGCCAAATAAGGTGGTTTCTCGGTCCCACCTCTGCCCCGGGACAGATACCGTACTCACCCGGCCAAACCCCGGGCCTGGCAGCTCTCCATCAGCTGTCCTGTGCCGCATGGTGCCAGCATGGCAACCCAGCACTCTGGGGAGCCGAGGTGGCCGTGGGCGTTTTTggggctctgctgcaggcagggacggATGTGATCATCCAGGAGGGGAAACAACTCCGGCCTGCAGCAGGTGTGTGGGACAGGGATGGAGACACCCTCCGTTGGGAAGGTACGGGAAAAGTTAGAGCAAAAAGGTCACTTTGGGATGGCAGATTTGCTTTTAACAGCGGTCAGCAGCGAAATGTTAAGGGGGGGGGTGAAAGGTGTTCTcctgctcaagaaaaaaaaaaaaaaaaaaaaatccttttgcgAGATAAAACCACGCTCACCAACAAGCCGGGGCTGTGCAAGGCACGGCAAACAGATGGTGCTGCAAATGGCAGGGACGTCCAAAGGCACCTGGGGGACAAATTCCCACTCCTGTGGCATGCTCGGAAaggagctggcagggcagggagcacccTGCGCACATGGGGATCACCCTTCCCCAGGCCAGGGTATCCCTTAGTGCTCATTACCAGTGCTCagtcaagaggaaaaaatgaaaaaaataaagcaagtcagGTGTGGCTTGGCAGCACGTCCCACTTGAATGGCATAGCCACTGTCAGAGAAAGCCATCTCCACCCACGTCGATGCCGCAGGAGCCTCCCAGCGCGGCCACGCCTCGGCAATAAAGCATGAGCGATGCCGTCTGCTCCGGGAGAAGGGACAGGAGCAGCCAGATCGGCTCCCTCCTGGCATCCCTCCCAGCATCCCTCCCATCCCAGGAGTCAGCAGAAAGCCAGCGCTCATGTGGGGAAGAGGAGACCTGGTGTCCCCCAGGAGCGCTTCAGCGAACAGCATGCCGGAGAAATCCCCAGCTCTTACCTTCTCCACATCCACCGTTCTACAGCGGGGATCCATCTGTGTTGGGGTCTGGGCTGCAGCATCCACTGCCTTCTCGTCCACCAGCTCGGGGTGGctctgaaaagagaaggaaaaccctGCGATGAGGCACTGGTGGTGGACGTGATTGGGGACGGTGGTGGCCGTGCCATCCAGGGGCACGGGCAGAGCAAGCTCACGCCCGCCTGCTAAATAAATAAGGGAAAAAATCTGGTGAATTTAAGTCAGTCAGTTCCTGCAGAGCAGGTTCCTGAGGGATACGGCTGCCAGTGAGCTGCACTGCCCTTCGAACCCTGCACCGCGCATCGCGTGCCCAGGTCTTTTTGGAAATCTCCCCCAAGCCCGGTTTTCAGACCACCCCACCGCGCTGCCAGGAG
Coding sequences:
- the FA2H gene encoding fatty acid 2-hydroxylase, producing MAAAAPRSFSAAEVRARCAQGACLVRCRRRVYDLSGFVRLHPGGEQLLRRRAGTDVSAALDGPPHRHSANARRWLEQYYVGEMEPGEEQSHPELVDEKAVDAAAQTPTQMDPRCRTVDVEKDLVDWQKPLLWQVGYLGEKYDEWVHQPVDRPIRLFHSDFLESLSKTAWYVVFIVWAPVVLYLSWVSYTSLAQGNTRLFSSFTTEYSIPVHKYYFPFIFLLGMFLWSLLEYLIHRFVFHMKPPASNYYLITLHFLLHGQHHKSPFDSSRLVFPPVPASLVIGFFYGVLQLLLPEVLGLSVFVGGLCGYVIYDMMHYYLHYGSPKKGTYLYGLKAYHVKHHFEHQKSGFGISTRFWDRPFRTLIPEETFEKDD